In a genomic window of Erigeron canadensis isolate Cc75 chromosome 5, C_canadensis_v1, whole genome shotgun sequence:
- the LOC122599259 gene encoding probable 1-deoxy-D-xylulose-5-phosphate synthase 2, chloroplastic — MASYSALKGAFVPTTLAQDSYSPNLPNLSTNAIIKPLNKRQFMRILATAKDNATNEHGRDLMRANGNVATNLKYSGEKPKTPILDTINYPKHMKNLSVEELENLADELREEIVYTVSKTGGHLSSSLGVIELTVSLHHVFNTPDDKIIWDVGHQAYPHKILTGRRSRMDTMRQTSGLAGFPKRDESQHDAFGAGHSSTSISAGLGMAVGRDLLGKHNHVIAVIGDGAMTAGQAYEAMNNAGFLDSNIIIILNDNRQVSLPTATLDGPAPPVGALSRSLTRLQTSRKLRQLREVAKGVTKKLGDKTYEVAAKMDSYMKGMVVGQAASLFEELGLYYVGPVDGHNVEDLVHVLTKIKSMPSAGPVLIHIVTEKGKGYPPAEVAADKMHGVVKFDTKTGKQVKVKAKTLSYTQYFADSLVAEAERDEKIIAIHAAMGGGTGLNTFQKRFPTRCFDVGIAEQHAVTFAAGLATEGLKPFCAIYSSFLQRGYDQVVHDVDLQKLPVRFAMDRAGLVGADGPTHCGAFDTAYMACLPNMVVMAPSDESELMHIVATAAAIDDRPSCFRYPRGNGIGSFLPPDNKGTPIEIGRGRVLREGNRVALLGYGTIVQSCLAASEILQTLGISVTVADARFCKPLDGNLIKQLANNHEVLITLEEASIGGFSSHVSHYLALNGLLDGNLKWRAMTLPDRYIDHGAQSNQIEEAGLSPKQIAATVLSLIGESKDSLRLINV; from the exons atGGCTTCTTACAGTGCTTTAAAGGGTGCATTTGTGCCTACCACCTTAGCTCAAGATAGTTATAGTCCTAATTTGCCAAATTTATCCACCAATGCAATAATCAAGCCTTTAAACAAGCGACAG TTTATGAGAATTTTAGCTACCGCAAAGGACAATGCGACTAATGAACACGGCCGGGACTTAATGAGAGCTAATGGGAACGTAGCAACTAACCTCAAGTATTCGGGAGAAAAACCCAAAACTCCGATTTTGGATACCATTAATTATCCAAAACATATGAAGAATCTTAGTGTTGAG GAGCTCGAAAATCTTGCCGATGAACTACGAGAAGAGATTGTATATACGGTCTCAAAGACCGGTGGTCACCTGAGTTCAAGCTTGGGGGTCATTGAGTTGACCGTCTCACTCCACCACGTGTTTAATACTCCTGACGACAAGATCATTTGGGATGTTGGTCATCAG GCGTATCCACACAAAATACTGACCGGTAGGAGATCAAGAATGGATACAATGCGACAAACAAGTGGACTCGCGGGTTTCCCGAAGAGAGATGAGAGTCAACATGATGCTTTTGGTGCTGGTCATAGTTCGACTAGCATTTCTGCCGGTTTAG GAATGGCTGTAGGAAGAGACTTGTTAGGAAAGCACAACCATGTAATTGCAGTCATTGGAGATGGAGCCATGACTGCAGGACAAGCATACGAAGCTATGAACAATGCCGGCTTCTTGGACTCGAATATCATCATAATCTTGAACGACAACCGCCAAGTCTCCTTACCCACCGCCACTCTGGATGGCCCGGCTCCTCCAGTGGGAGCCCTCAGCCGATCACTTACAAGACTGCAAACCAGCAGGAAGCTCCGCCAACTGCGAGAAGTTGCAAAG GGAGTAACGAAGAAATTAGGGGATAAAACATATGAAGTTGCAGCCAAGATGGACTCTTACATGAAGGGAATGGTTGTTGGTCAAGCAGCTTCTTTGTTTGAAGAGCTTGGGCTCTACTATGTTGGTCCAGTAGACGGGCATAATGTTGAAGATCTTGTCCATGTTCTCACTAAGATCAAGTCAATGCCTAGTGCAGGACCTGTTCTTATCCACATTGTTACCGAGAAAGGCAAAGGCTACCCTCCAGCTGAAGTCGCTGCTGACAAAATGCATG GTGTAGTGAAATTTGACACTAAGACCGGAAAACAAGTGAAAGTTAAGGCCAAAACACTCTCATACACTCAATACTTTGCGGACTCCTTGGTAGCTGAAGCAGAGAGAGATGAGAAAATAATTGCTATTCATGCAGCTATGGGAGGAGGGACGGGTCTTAATACTTTCCAAAAACGGTTCCCTACAAGATGTTTTGATGTTGGCATTGCAGAGCAGCACGCCGTCACTTTTGCagcaggtttagcaactgaagGGCTAAAACCATTTTGTGCTATTTATTCATCTTTCTTACAAAGAGGTTATGATCAA GTGGTTCATGATGTTGATCTTCAAAAGCTTCCTGTGAGATTTGCAATGGACAGGGCTGGTTTGGTTGGAGCAGATGGTCCAACTCATTGTGGGGCATTTGATACAGCTTACATGGCTTGTTTGCCAAATATGGTGGTGATGGCTCCTTCAGATGAGTCCGAGCTCATGCACATTGTTGCAACAGCTGCAGCTATCGACGACCGACCAAGTTGTTTTAGGTACCCGAGAGGTAATGGCATAGGTTCATTCCTTCCACCAGATAACAAAGGAACTCCAATTGAG attgGAAGAGGAAGAGTGCTTAGAGAGGGAAATAGAGTGGCCTTATTGGGATATGGAACCATTGTACAAAGTTGCTTAGCAGCAAGTGAAATTCTTCAAACCCTTGGTATCTCAGTAACTGTGGCAGATGCACGATTCTGCAAGCCGTTAGATGGAAATTTGATTAAACAACTAGCAAATAACCATGAGGTACTAATCACACTTGAAGAAGCATCAATAGGAGGATTTAGCTCTCATGTTTCTCATTACTTGGCCTTAAATGGATTACTCGATGGAAACCTGAAG TGGAGGGCGATGACACTACCCGATAGGTATATAGATCATGGGGCTCAATCAAACCAAATTGAGGAGGCTGGCCTTAGCCCTAAGCAAATTGCTGCAACAGTTTTATCGTTGATCGGTGAGAGCAAGGATAGTCTCCGTCTTATCAATGTATAA